In one Sphingomonas sp. S1-29 genomic region, the following are encoded:
- a CDS encoding catalase: protein MSDTKIVHGNGGETHQQAAGDTPVLTTNHGMPISDNQNSLKSGKRGPTLLEDFVLREKIFHFDHERIPERIVHARGSGAHGVFEATADISDLSRAAVFAKGEQTEVFVRFSTVAGGAGSVDTPRDVRGFAVKFYTKEGNWDLVGNNIPVFFIQDAIKFPDLVHAVKMEADRAYPQAGSAHDTFWDWASLMPESTHMLMWAMSDRTLPRSFRTMEGFAVHTFQLVNAEGKSSFVKFHWKPVLGLQSTIWDEALKLQAADNDYQRRDLWEAIDTGSFPEWELGIQVFDEAFARAQPYDVLDATKLIPEEDVPVRIIGKLTLNRNVDNFFAETEQVAFLPTNIVPGIDFSNDPLLQGRLFSYLDTQNSRLGTTNFHQIPINAPRCPFGNFQRDGKMQTQVPKGRANYEPNSLAEFGEDGGPRESPTRGFATTNAITGDDEQGEKLRIRADLFADHYSQARLFWKSQDAHEQAHIASSFVFELSKVGLEAIRPRMVANLRNVDEALAQRVADGLGIDLPAKAQAAREPVDMKPSDALSIHKNMKPMLKGRAVGILIADGSDGAEIDALVAAIEAEGAKAVLIAPKVGGATLADGSKRKADGQLAGMPSQLFDAVALVLSAQGTAMLLKEAAAVQFAMDAFGHLKAIGANDAAKPLLDKAGVEADAGVTGLGGDFIAAAAHRFYDREPKVRMLA from the coding sequence ATGAGCGATACCAAGATCGTCCACGGCAACGGCGGCGAAACGCATCAGCAGGCGGCGGGCGATACGCCGGTGCTGACGACCAATCACGGCATGCCGATCAGCGACAACCAGAACAGCCTGAAATCGGGCAAGCGCGGCCCCACGCTGCTCGAAGACTTCGTGCTGCGCGAGAAGATCTTCCACTTCGATCACGAGCGTATCCCCGAGCGGATCGTCCATGCCCGCGGCTCGGGCGCGCACGGCGTGTTCGAAGCGACCGCCGACATCTCCGACCTGTCGCGCGCTGCGGTGTTCGCCAAGGGCGAGCAGACCGAAGTGTTCGTGCGCTTCTCGACCGTCGCGGGTGGCGCCGGATCGGTCGACACCCCGCGCGACGTGCGCGGTTTCGCAGTCAAATTCTACACCAAGGAAGGCAATTGGGATCTGGTTGGCAACAACATCCCGGTCTTCTTCATCCAGGACGCGATCAAGTTCCCCGACCTCGTCCACGCGGTGAAGATGGAGGCAGATCGCGCCTATCCGCAGGCGGGCAGCGCGCACGATACCTTCTGGGATTGGGCCAGCCTGATGCCCGAATCGACGCATATGCTGATGTGGGCGATGTCCGACCGGACGCTGCCGCGCAGCTTCCGCACGATGGAGGGGTTCGCCGTCCACACCTTCCAGCTGGTCAATGCCGAGGGTAAGTCGAGCTTCGTGAAGTTCCATTGGAAGCCAGTGCTCGGCCTGCAATCGACGATTTGGGACGAAGCGCTCAAGCTCCAGGCCGCCGATAACGACTATCAGCGCCGCGACCTGTGGGAAGCGATCGACACCGGCAGCTTCCCCGAATGGGAACTCGGCATCCAGGTGTTCGACGAAGCCTTTGCCCGCGCGCAGCCCTATGACGTGCTCGACGCGACCAAGCTGATCCCCGAGGAGGACGTTCCCGTCCGGATCATCGGCAAGCTGACGCTCAACCGCAACGTCGACAATTTCTTCGCCGAGACCGAGCAGGTCGCGTTTTTGCCGACCAACATCGTGCCGGGTATCGATTTCTCGAACGATCCGCTGCTGCAGGGGCGGCTGTTCAGCTATCTCGACACGCAGAATTCGCGGCTTGGAACCACCAACTTCCATCAGATTCCGATCAACGCGCCGCGCTGCCCGTTCGGCAATTTCCAGCGCGACGGCAAGATGCAGACGCAAGTGCCCAAGGGCCGCGCGAACTACGAGCCCAACAGCTTGGCCGAGTTTGGCGAGGATGGCGGCCCGCGCGAGAGCCCGACGCGTGGCTTCGCGACGACCAACGCGATCACCGGCGACGACGAGCAGGGCGAGAAGCTGCGCATCCGCGCCGATCTGTTCGCCGATCATTACAGCCAGGCGCGGTTGTTCTGGAAATCGCAGGACGCGCATGAGCAGGCGCATATCGCCTCGTCCTTCGTGTTCGAGCTGTCGAAGGTCGGGTTGGAGGCGATCCGTCCGCGGATGGTGGCCAATCTGCGCAACGTCGATGAGGCGCTGGCACAGCGCGTCGCCGATGGCCTCGGCATCGACTTGCCCGCCAAGGCACAGGCCGCGCGCGAGCCGGTCGACATGAAGCCTTCGGACGCCTTGTCGATCCACAAGAACATGAAGCCGATGCTCAAGGGTCGTGCAGTCGGCATCCTGATCGCCGATGGCAGCGACGGGGCCGAGATCGATGCGCTGGTCGCCGCGATCGAGGCCGAGGGTGCCAAGGCGGTGCTGATCGCGCCCAAGGTCGGCGGCGCGACGCTCGCCGACGGGTCGAAGCGCAAGGCCGATGGCCAGCTCGCGGGCATGCCCTCGCAATTGTTCGACGCGGTGGCGCTGGTGCTGTCGGCGCAAGGCACCGCGATGCTGCTCAAGGAAGCCGCGGCGGTGCAGTTCGCGATGGATGCGTTCGGTCACCTCAAGGCGATCGGCGCGAACGATGCGGCCAAGCCGCTGCTCGACAAGGCGGGGGTCGAGGCCGATGCCGGGGTCACCGGGCTGGGCGGCGATTTCATTGCGGCGGCGGCGCATCGCTTCTACGATCGCGAGCCCAAGGTGCGCATGCTGGCGTGA
- a CDS encoding ATP-dependent helicase has protein sequence MSHPQPSPDDPPYLRGLNTPQRQAVLTTDGPVLVLAGAGTGKTAALTARLAHLLYTRKAWPSEILAVTFTNKAAREMRERVGRLVGDAVEGMPWLGTFHSIGAKMVRRHAELIGLQSNFTILDTDDQLRLMKQLIAAADLDEKRWPARQLGGLIDGWKNKGMTPKDLDAGEAELFANGRGQELYAAYQARLLALNACDFGDLLLHALVLLKTHREVLEQYQQRFRYMLVDEYQDTNSVQYLWLRLLAQARKNLCCVGDDDQSIYSWRGAQVENILKFERDFPGAAVIKLEQNYRSTGHILAAASGVIAHNGGRLGKTLWTEADEGEKVRVVGVWDGPEEARRVGEQIEGEMRPRNGEGGLSLNDVAILVRAQHQTREFEDRFIAIGMPYRIVGGFRFYERAEIRDALAYLRVVSQPADDLAFERIVNVPKRGLGDKAVQKVHQLARAEGIPLTTAAARILDTDELTPQARRSLGNLVGDMARWRAMAGELPHAELARQLLDESGYTAMLQAEKSAEAAGRLENLTELVRAMEEYESLGAFLEHVSLVMDNENRQQDAQVTIMTIHAAKGLEYDTVFLVGWEEGIFPSQRALDEGGLASLEEERRLAYVAITRARRKATILHAANRRIYGQWTSSLPSRFVEELPPEHIEAETTMSGGESLWRANWSENADPFSDVARGSGRGPGWQRAASTGTFVREPTRIIEARASAVSLGNKGRSDVSVGLRVFHQKFGYGSIAEIEGNKLEIDFETAGRKRVMDSFVTVG, from the coding sequence ATGTCGCACCCCCAACCAAGCCCCGACGATCCGCCCTATCTGCGCGGCCTGAACACGCCGCAGCGCCAGGCAGTGCTCACCACCGACGGCCCGGTGCTGGTGCTCGCGGGCGCTGGCACCGGCAAGACCGCGGCGCTCACCGCGCGGCTGGCGCACCTGCTCTACACCCGCAAGGCATGGCCGTCGGAGATCCTGGCGGTCACCTTCACCAACAAGGCCGCGCGCGAAATGCGCGAGCGCGTCGGGCGGCTGGTGGGCGACGCGGTCGAGGGGATGCCGTGGCTGGGCACCTTCCATTCGATCGGTGCCAAGATGGTGCGCCGCCATGCCGAGCTGATCGGGCTGCAAAGCAATTTCACCATCCTCGATACCGACGATCAGTTGCGGCTGATGAAGCAGCTGATCGCCGCCGCCGACCTCGATGAGAAACGCTGGCCCGCGCGCCAATTGGGCGGGCTGATCGACGGGTGGAAGAACAAGGGGATGACCCCCAAGGACCTCGACGCGGGCGAGGCCGAATTATTCGCCAATGGCCGCGGCCAGGAGCTGTACGCCGCCTACCAGGCGCGGCTGCTCGCGCTCAACGCCTGCGATTTCGGCGACCTGCTGCTCCACGCGCTGGTGCTGCTCAAGACGCATCGCGAGGTGCTCGAGCAATATCAGCAGCGCTTCCGCTACATGCTGGTCGACGAGTATCAGGACACCAACAGCGTCCAATATCTGTGGCTGCGGCTGCTGGCACAGGCGCGCAAAAATCTGTGCTGCGTCGGCGATGACGACCAGTCGATCTATTCGTGGCGCGGCGCGCAGGTAGAGAACATCCTGAAGTTCGAGCGCGACTTTCCCGGCGCGGCGGTGATCAAGCTCGAGCAGAATTACCGTTCGACCGGGCATATCCTCGCCGCCGCATCGGGGGTGATCGCACATAATGGCGGTCGCCTCGGCAAGACGTTGTGGACCGAGGCGGACGAGGGCGAGAAGGTCCGCGTGGTCGGAGTCTGGGACGGCCCCGAGGAAGCGCGCCGTGTCGGCGAGCAGATCGAGGGCGAGATGCGCCCAAGAAACGGAGAGGGCGGGCTCAGCCTCAACGACGTCGCGATCCTGGTCCGCGCGCAGCACCAGACGCGCGAATTCGAGGATCGCTTCATCGCGATCGGCATGCCCTATCGCATCGTCGGCGGCTTCCGCTTTTATGAACGCGCCGAAATTCGCGATGCGCTGGCATATCTGCGCGTCGTCTCGCAACCCGCCGACGATCTGGCGTTCGAACGAATCGTCAACGTCCCCAAACGGGGCCTGGGCGACAAGGCGGTACAGAAGGTCCACCAGCTCGCGCGGGCCGAGGGCATTCCGCTCACCACCGCCGCCGCGCGGATCCTCGACACCGACGAACTGACCCCGCAGGCGCGGCGCTCGCTCGGCAATCTCGTGGGCGACATGGCACGCTGGCGCGCGATGGCGGGCGAGTTGCCGCATGCCGAGCTGGCGCGGCAATTGCTCGACGAAAGCGGCTATACCGCGATGCTCCAGGCCGAAAAGTCGGCCGAGGCAGCGGGTCGGCTCGAGAACCTCACCGAACTCGTGCGCGCGATGGAGGAATATGAAAGCCTCGGCGCGTTCCTCGAGCATGTCAGCCTGGTGATGGACAATGAGAATCGCCAGCAGGACGCGCAGGTGACGATCATGACGATCCACGCCGCCAAGGGCCTCGAATACGACACGGTGTTTTTGGTCGGCTGGGAAGAAGGCATCTTCCCCTCGCAGCGCGCGCTCGACGAAGGCGGGCTGGCGAGCCTCGAGGAAGAGCGCCGTCTTGCCTATGTCGCGATCACCCGCGCGCGGCGGAAGGCGACGATCCTTCACGCCGCCAACCGCCGGATCTATGGCCAATGGACGTCGAGCCTGCCCTCGCGCTTCGTTGAGGAACTGCCACCCGAGCATATCGAGGCCGAAACGACGATGTCGGGGGGCGAAAGCCTGTGGCGCGCCAATTGGAGCGAGAATGCCGATCCGTTTTCGGACGTCGCGCGCGGATCGGGGCGCGGGCCGGGCTGGCAGCGCGCTGCGTCGACCGGGACGTTCGTCCGCGAGCCGACGCGGATCATCGAGGCGCGAGCGTCGGCGGTGAGCCTTGGCAACAAGGGGCGCAGCGACGTCTCGGTGGGTCTGCGCGTGTTCCACCAGAAATTCGGCTATGGCAGCATCGCCGAGATCGAGGGCAACAAGCTCGAGATCGATTTCGAGACCGCGGGGCGCAAGCGGGTGATGGACAGCTTCGTTACGGTGGGGTGA
- a CDS encoding GFA family protein, which translates to MLTGRCHCGAISYAMPAQVLHHALCHCADCRRSAGAPMVGWAMLPADQLQVSGEPKTYASSADGRREFCGTCGTGLFYRNDAMLPGLVDVQTGTLDDPDAIPAQSHIQVAERIGWMQGVEALPAFERFPPFE; encoded by the coding sequence ATGCTGACCGGAAGATGCCATTGCGGCGCGATTTCCTATGCGATGCCGGCGCAGGTGCTGCACCACGCGCTTTGCCATTGCGCCGATTGTCGGCGATCGGCTGGCGCGCCGATGGTGGGGTGGGCGATGCTGCCTGCCGACCAGCTGCAGGTGAGCGGCGAGCCCAAGACCTATGCCTCGTCGGCCGATGGTCGCCGCGAATTTTGCGGCACCTGTGGGACCGGGCTGTTCTATCGCAACGACGCGATGCTGCCCGGGCTGGTCGACGTTCAGACCGGAACGCTCGACGATCCCGACGCGATCCCCGCCCAGTCGCACATCCAGGTCGCCGAACGGATCGGCTGGATGCAGGGCGTCGAGGCCTTGCCCGCGTTCGAGCGCTTTCCGCCCTTCGAATGA
- a CDS encoding ThuA domain-containing protein, whose product MTLYRLVLLFLSIVLLPTDAFAAPARVLVFSHTTGYRHASIEAGVAALKRMGTQRDFTVIASEDPAIFSPQKLKDIDAIVFLSSTTNPADPASEWLVGDRRAALQAFVRGGGGIVAVHGAADSHLAWPWYGQMIGGWFESHPRGTPTGDVTIVDSKHPAAGGMTGKQRRADEWYYFKDFDPTVDLLATVDPASIGEKDANPNPAAWAHEFEGGRVFYTAMGHADASFSEPWYLQHLGAGLDWALRRR is encoded by the coding sequence ATGACATTGTACCGGTTGGTGCTGTTGTTCCTGTCGATCGTGCTGCTGCCGACCGATGCTTTCGCCGCGCCCGCGCGCGTGCTCGTGTTTTCGCATACCACCGGATACCGCCACGCCTCGATCGAGGCGGGGGTCGCGGCGCTGAAGCGGATGGGGACGCAGCGCGATTTCACCGTCATCGCGAGCGAAGACCCGGCGATCTTCAGCCCGCAAAAGCTGAAGGACATCGATGCGATCGTCTTCCTGAGCAGCACCACCAACCCCGCCGATCCGGCGTCCGAATGGCTGGTGGGGGATCGGCGGGCGGCGCTGCAGGCGTTCGTGCGCGGCGGCGGCGGGATCGTCGCGGTGCATGGTGCCGCCGATTCGCATTTGGCCTGGCCGTGGTACGGGCAGATGATCGGCGGCTGGTTCGAAAGCCATCCGCGCGGCACGCCGACCGGCGACGTGACGATCGTCGATTCGAAGCACCCCGCCGCCGGAGGCATGACCGGCAAGCAGCGCCGCGCCGACGAATGGTATTATTTCAAGGATTTCGACCCCACCGTCGATCTGCTGGCAACCGTCGATCCGGCTTCGATCGGCGAGAAGGACGCGAACCCCAATCCCGCGGCATGGGCGCATGAATTCGAAGGCGGCCGCGTGTTCTACACCGCGATGGGCCATGCCGATGCCAGCTTTAGCGAGCCCTGGTATCTGCAGCATCTGGGGGCAGGGCTCGATTGGGCGCTGCGCCGGCGATAG
- a CDS encoding inorganic phosphate transporter — MATIALDPHEPLDRAPAGPSLDAKPHPFARLIFFGLLLGGFVYACASVLIDTQGVGEELALGAFAFLALALVIALGFEFVNGFHDTANAVATVIYTNAMPANLAVIWSGFFNFLGVMLSSGAVAYAIITLLPVDLLLNVGSSAGFAMIFALLLAAVLWNLATWYVGLPNSSSHTLIGSVLGVGFANQLMTAGSTGGTSGVDWSQAQKVLTGLAIAPLIGFFAALLLLLVMRAVLKNPKLYSAPERDAPPPRGIRALLIFTCTAVSFSHGSNDGQKGMGLIMLILIGCAPTAYALNRTMPESATPAFVATADRAAAVFESKGGLATPLPIANARAILTQALQTRDVERPETYAALGVISRDVSEQVAGYGALARVPAQATPNLRGDMYLALDTSKLALKAESAQRRFSAPEIAAIDAYQDQLEAGTRFIPLWVKITVALALGLGTMVGWKRIVITVGEKIGKAHLTYGMGASAELVAACTILAADRFGLPVSTTHILSSGVAGAAVANGQGLQARTIRNMALAWVLTLPVAMLLSGGLYWLLLTLVRATGNG; from the coding sequence ATGGCTACCATCGCGCTAGATCCCCATGAGCCCCTCGATCGCGCGCCCGCGGGGCCGTCGCTCGATGCCAAGCCGCACCCCTTTGCGCGGCTGATCTTCTTCGGGCTGCTGCTGGGCGGCTTCGTCTATGCCTGCGCCAGCGTGCTGATCGACACGCAAGGGGTGGGCGAGGAACTGGCGCTCGGCGCGTTCGCGTTCCTCGCGCTCGCGCTGGTGATCGCGCTTGGGTTCGAATTCGTGAACGGCTTCCACGACACCGCCAACGCGGTGGCGACGGTAATCTACACCAACGCAATGCCCGCCAACCTGGCGGTGATCTGGTCGGGCTTCTTCAACTTCCTCGGCGTGATGCTGTCCTCGGGCGCGGTCGCCTATGCGATCATCACGCTGCTGCCGGTCGATCTGCTGCTCAATGTCGGGTCGAGCGCTGGGTTCGCGATGATCTTCGCACTGCTGCTCGCCGCGGTGCTGTGGAACCTTGCCACCTGGTATGTCGGGCTGCCCAATTCGTCGAGCCACACGCTGATCGGATCGGTGCTCGGGGTAGGCTTTGCCAACCAGCTGATGACTGCGGGGTCGACCGGCGGCACCTCGGGGGTCGATTGGAGCCAGGCGCAGAAGGTGCTCACCGGGCTCGCGATCGCGCCGCTGATCGGCTTCTTCGCCGCGCTGCTGCTGCTGCTGGTGATGCGCGCGGTGCTCAAGAACCCCAAGCTCTACAGCGCCCCCGAGCGCGACGCGCCACCGCCGCGCGGCATCCGCGCGCTGCTGATCTTCACCTGCACCGCGGTGTCGTTCAGCCACGGCAGCAACGACGGGCAGAAGGGGATGGGGCTGATCATGCTGATCCTGATCGGCTGCGCCCCCACCGCCTATGCGCTCAACCGCACGATGCCCGAAAGCGCGACGCCGGCGTTCGTCGCCACCGCCGATCGCGCCGCCGCGGTGTTCGAAAGCAAGGGCGGGCTCGCGACGCCGCTGCCGATCGCCAACGCCCGCGCGATCCTTACGCAGGCGCTGCAGACGCGCGATGTCGAGCGACCCGAAACCTATGCCGCGCTCGGCGTGATCTCGCGCGACGTCAGCGAGCAGGTCGCGGGCTATGGCGCCCTCGCGCGGGTGCCGGCGCAGGCGACCCCCAATTTGCGCGGCGACATGTATCTCGCGCTCGACACCTCGAAGCTTGCGCTCAAGGCCGAGTCGGCGCAGCGCCGCTTCTCGGCGCCCGAGATCGCAGCGATCGACGCCTATCAGGACCAGCTCGAAGCTGGCACGCGCTTCATTCCCTTGTGGGTGAAGATCACCGTCGCGCTGGCGCTGGGGCTGGGGACGATGGTCGGGTGGAAGCGGATCGTCATCACCGTGGGGGAGAAGATCGGCAAGGCGCATCTGACCTATGGGATGGGCGCATCGGCCGAGCTGGTCGCGGCGTGCACGATCCTCGCCGCCGATCGCTTCGGCCTGCCGGTATCGACGACGCATATCCTGTCGTCTGGGGTCGCGGGCGCGGCGGTCGCCAACGGGCAGGGGCTGCAGGCGCGGACGATCCGCAACATGGCGCTGGCTTGGGTGCTGACCCTGCCGGTGGCGATGCTGCTGTCGGGTGGCCTCTACTGGCTGCTGCTCACGCTGGTGCGCGCGACCGGCAACGGCTGA
- the rsmD gene encoding 16S rRNA (guanine(966)-N(2))-methyltransferase RsmD, with protein MRIISGLYRGRPLVAPKGEDTRPTADRVREALFSMLASRLGSFEELAVADLFAGSGALGFEALSRGAASCLFVEQDKAALDALRANATKLGVKPDIRAQSVLTLGPAVKPLDVILMDPPYGTGAGVVALDRLQRLGWTGPATWISIETGHTEKVEIAGFEIDADRKHGKAKLTLLRPVG; from the coding sequence ATGCGTATCATTTCAGGGCTGTATCGCGGCCGTCCGCTCGTCGCGCCCAAGGGCGAAGACACCCGTCCCACCGCCGATCGGGTGCGTGAGGCGTTGTTCTCGATGCTCGCCAGCCGCCTCGGCAGCTTCGAGGAGCTCGCCGTCGCCGACCTGTTCGCGGGATCGGGCGCGCTGGGGTTCGAGGCGCTGTCGCGCGGCGCGGCATCGTGCCTGTTCGTCGAGCAGGACAAGGCGGCACTCGATGCGCTGCGCGCCAACGCGACCAAATTGGGGGTCAAGCCCGATATCCGCGCGCAATCGGTGCTGACGCTCGGGCCGGCGGTGAAGCCGCTCGACGTGATCCTGATGGACCCGCCCTACGGCACCGGCGCGGGCGTGGTGGCGCTCGACCGGCTGCAGCGGCTCGGCTGGACCGGCCCCGCGACCTGGATCAGCATCGAGACCGGGCATACCGAAAAGGTCGAGATCGCCGGCTTCGAGATCGATGCCGACCGCAAGCACGGCAAGGCGAAGCTGACGCTGCTCCGTCCGGTGGGCTGA
- a CDS encoding pseudouridine synthase: MSQSNPKDGPKEGQRIAKLLARAGIASRREIERMIEERRIAIDGVPLETAATIIASLRGVTVDGNPVAAAEPARLFRYHKPPGLLTAERDPKGRPTIYDKLPRDLPRVIPVGRLDLNTEGLLLLTTDGELKRQLELPATGVKRTYRARAYGSVSQAQLEDLIEGVEIEGVRYGSIDANLERRTGANTWIEMTLTEGKNREVRRVLEYLGLQVSRLIRTSYGPIPLANMPAGMVDEIRQHDLVAFRRELKLPAAARSDQPLDIKPRAQKARPIELAPAPARREPEGRRKVAAPATPRPARTPTYAVEAPRPSRPERPGASDRRDERIERTNAPLTPADRARNARARAKAERTEQMETDRRMLAPKPKRNTGTARPSRPPPAPRASAGPRASAGPRAAGPRSSEGPRTPTGPRGPAPKRPGGGNRSRKG; encoded by the coding sequence GTGTCACAATCCAATCCCAAAGACGGCCCCAAAGAGGGCCAACGTATCGCCAAGCTGCTGGCGCGTGCAGGAATCGCGTCGCGCCGCGAAATCGAACGCATGATCGAGGAGCGGCGGATCGCGATCGACGGCGTGCCGCTCGAAACCGCGGCGACGATCATCGCGTCGCTGCGCGGGGTGACGGTCGACGGCAATCCCGTCGCCGCCGCCGAGCCGGCGCGGCTGTTCCGCTATCACAAGCCACCGGGGCTGCTCACCGCCGAGCGCGATCCCAAGGGCCGCCCGACGATCTACGACAAATTGCCGCGCGATCTGCCGCGGGTGATCCCGGTCGGCCGGCTCGATCTGAATACCGAAGGGCTGTTGCTGCTCACCACCGATGGCGAATTGAAGCGCCAGCTCGAATTGCCCGCGACCGGGGTGAAGCGCACCTATCGTGCGCGCGCCTATGGCAGCGTCAGCCAGGCGCAGCTCGAGGACCTGATCGAGGGCGTCGAGATCGAGGGCGTGCGATACGGTTCGATCGACGCCAATCTTGAGCGGCGCACCGGGGCGAATACCTGGATCGAGATGACGCTGACCGAGGGCAAGAACCGCGAAGTCCGGCGCGTGCTCGAATATCTGGGGCTGCAGGTTTCGCGGCTGATCCGCACCAGCTATGGCCCGATCCCGCTCGCCAACATGCCCGCGGGAATGGTCGACGAGATCCGCCAGCACGATCTGGTGGCGTTCCGCCGCGAGCTGAAGCTGCCCGCCGCCGCGCGCAGCGACCAGCCGCTCGACATCAAGCCGCGCGCGCAAAAGGCGCGGCCGATCGAGCTCGCACCGGCTCCTGCGCGCCGCGAACCCGAAGGCCGCCGCAAGGTCGCCGCACCCGCCACGCCGCGCCCGGCACGGACGCCGACCTATGCGGTCGAAGCCCCCCGCCCCTCGCGGCCCGAGCGCCCGGGTGCGAGCGATCGCCGCGACGAGCGGATCGAGCGTACCAATGCCCCGCTCACCCCCGCCGATCGTGCGCGCAACGCGCGTGCGCGCGCCAAGGCCGAGCGTACCGAACAAATGGAAACCGATCGGCGCATGCTCGCCCCCAAGCCCAAGCGGAATACCGGCACCGCGCGCCCGTCGCGCCCTCCGCCCGCGCCGCGCGCCTCGGCTGGTCCGCGTGCCTCGGCTGGCCCGCGCGCTGCCGGTCCGCGGAGCTCGGAAGGGCCGCGGACGCCGACCGGCCCGCGCGGTCCGGCACCCAAGCGCCCCGGTGGCGGCAATCGTTCGCGTAAGGGCTGA
- a CDS encoding response regulator has translation MLFGRKKRRIIRILIVEDEPLVAFDTEHFLTAEGFEIVGTLDSVADATALLAADPDVHLVLVDLNLADGSGIDVARAAQAGGVQVLFVTGSCPGEAQTLAAGCLAKPYPQRDLLLAINAIEAVLEGDAPKRLPAGFNLFARAA, from the coding sequence ATGCTGTTCGGGAGGAAGAAGCGGCGGATCATCCGCATCCTGATCGTCGAGGACGAGCCGCTGGTTGCGTTCGACACCGAACATTTCCTCACCGCCGAGGGCTTCGAGATCGTCGGCACGCTCGATAGCGTCGCCGATGCGACCGCGCTGCTCGCCGCCGATCCCGACGTGCACCTGGTGCTGGTCGACCTCAACCTTGCCGATGGCAGCGGGATCGACGTCGCCCGCGCGGCGCAGGCGGGCGGGGTGCAGGTGCTGTTCGTCACCGGCAGCTGCCCCGGCGAGGCGCAGACGCTGGCGGCGGGATGCCTGGCCAAGCCCTATCCGCAGCGCGACCTGTTGCTGGCGATCAACGCGATCGAGGCGGTACTCGAGGGCGACGCCCCCAAGCGCTTGCCCGCCGGCTTCAACCTGTTCGCGCGCGCCGCCTGA